The Flavobacterium sp. IMCC34852 genome contains the following window.
GTCCGTCTTGTGGCACTACTAGGGCTGTAACTTTGATTTCGGAAGGCAGAATAATCGACTCATTGAGGCTGAATCCTTTTGGAATAATTGTTGCGGTCATCATGACTGTTTTCCCGATTTGGGTTTTGACCGATATTGTTTTAAAAAAAGAAACCTTTTTTTTAGCTTACAAAAGAGCAGAAGCTATTATGAGAAAGCCATGGATTGCCATTGTTTTAATTCTGTTAGTGTTGCTCAATTGGATTTGGAACTTATATAAAAATCTATGATACAAGAAACCACTTTTGTCTACAAACCCGGTGAACACGAATGCGAAAAGTCATCCAATAGTTATTTGATGTCCTTGGTAGCCTTGATTGCCGGATTGCCTTTACCGATTATTAACTTGTTGGCCACTTTCTTTTTCTTTTTGGCCAATAGAAAAGGGACTTACTTTGTACGATGGCATTGTACACAAGCTTTGTTGTCACAGTTAGCTTTATTGGGAATTAACAGCGCCAGCTTTTGGTGGACGGTTTCCATTTTGTTCTCGGATGAAAAAGTGAGCAATGAATATTTCGCTTACATTTTTACGGTAATTATATTCAACGTATTTGAAATTTTTTCTACCATTTATGCCGCTGTACAAACCCGAAAAGGGAAACATGTACAGTTTTTATTTTTCGGTAATGTTACTAACTTAATCTGTAAACCATAATGATACAAAGAACCATTTTTCAGGGATTGATTATAGTAATGACCTTTGGCGCTGTCTGGTTTGGTTTTTCCCAATTGGATTTCATGAAATTTTTCAAAGTAGAGGCAAGAACCCATGAACTTGAAAATGAATTGGGCGAAATGATTTGGGATGAAATCTCCAGAACTGAAGACCTTGTCAGCAACGATACGCTTACCAAAACATTAGACAGTTTGATTAATCCGATTTGTAAAGCCAATGGCATAGAACGCGATTCTTTAAAAGTACATATCATAATTAAAGATGAAATTAATGCTTTTGCTTTGCCCAATAATCACTTGGTTGTTTACACCGGATTGATAGAAGATTGTAAAAGACAAGAAGCTTTGCAAGGTGTTTTGGGACACGAAATTGCCCATATCGAGAAAAATCACGTGATGAAAAAATTGTCCAAAGAGTTAGGATATAGTGTTTTAATTCAGGCGACCGGTAATGGTGGCGGCAGATTGGCGAGAGAGGTTTTACAATCGTTGACTTCTTCAGCCTACGACAGAACATTAGAGAAAGAAGCTGATATTACCAGTGTTGATTATTTGATAGCCGCCAAAATAGATCCAAAACCTATGGCCGATTTTATGTACCAAATGGCTCAGGACAGCAATATGAGTGATGCCATGTATTGGATTTCCGATCACCCGGAATCAGAAGAACGAGCCCAATATATTTTAGAGTATATCAAAGGCAAAAAACTAAAAAGTAAAGCCACACTTTCGGATAAAGACTGGAAAGCTTTTCAGGATAGAATTAAGGAAGAATAGACAAAAAAGGCAACTCATTGAGTTGCCTTTTTTGTCTATTTATAATTCTTTTCTTTTCGTTCGAGTTCGGCTTGGAATTCTTCCATCACCGGTTTTACCGTGCTTTCCGGTAAATCGGCGATTCTGATGTACATCAAACCATCGACAGCGTTATTAAATAACGGATCAACATTAAACGCTACTACGCGTGCATTTTGTTTGATGTATTTTTTGATTAAAACAGGAAGTCTCAAACTGCCCGGTTCTACTTCGTCTATAATTTTATCGAATTTATTTAAATCGGCTTCCGTTTCATTGAAAACGAAATCTTTATCGGCATCTTTTAGTTTTACTTTGAATTCTTTTTTCGGGTGAATGTATTGTGCCACATACGGATCGTAATAATGCGACTTCATAAATTCTATCATCAACGATTTAGAGAATTCTGTAAATTGGTTACTGATGCTCACGCCGCCAATCAAATATTTATGTTCCGGATAACGCAAAGTGGTATGCACAATGCCTTTCCAAAGCAAGAATAAAGGCATTGGTTTTTGTTGGTATTCATTCACAATAAACGCTCTTCCCATTTCTATGGATTGCGACATCATGCCATACAATTCGGGTTCAAAACGGAATAAATCCTGCAAATAAAAACCTTCTATACCGTATTTAGGAAAAATCTCCGCGCCCAATCCCATGCGGTAAGCACCGGCAATTTGTTGGTTTTCATCGTCCCAAAGAAACATATGATGGTAATAATTGTCGTATTGGTCTAAGTCGATAGACTCGTTGGTTCCTTCGCCAACGGCTCTAAAGGTAATTTCGCGCAAACGACCTATTTCGTGTAAAATATTCGGAATCTTATCGGCAGTCACCAAAAAGACAATGTAGTTTTTACTTTGCAACAAGCGGTAATCACCCTCTTTCAACACTTCTACTTCTTCTAAAATTTTGTCGTGGTTGGCCGGTTTTACAATTTGTTTCGGACTCTTAGGGGTTTTTAAATTCAAGTTGAGGTTCAGGTTTTGCGAACTCAATAATTTGGATTCTTCGTTGAAAGAATTGGCCAACATATAAGTCTTACGACGCAAAAACTCCGAGTATTCTTCTATGGTTTTGTGTTCGTTTTGTTCGGCTACTGAAATGGGTTTCCCGATACGCACTTTAATTACTCGGTCTTTTTGGGTCAACAATTCCGAAGGCAATTTCGCAGTGCGAAGCGTTGGGTTGATTTTTGATAAAAAGTAAAAAAAGCGACTATTTTTGGCGTGAAAATAAATCGGAACCACCGGGACTTGGGCTTTACGGATTACTTTAATGGCGCCTTCTTCCCAGGCTTTGTCTACTACCAATTGGCCGTCTTTATAAGTGGATACTTCTCCGGCGGGAAACATGCCCAAAGGTTTGCCGTCACTCAAATGGCGTAAAGTTTCTTTAATTCCGATCACACTCGATTTGGCATCTTTGTGATTCTCAAAAGGATTGACCGGCATGATGTATGGTTTCATCGGTTCGATGCGATGCAACAGGAAATTGGCGATGATTTTGAAATTCGGTTCTCTTTCGAGCATTAATTTCAATAATAAAATACCGTCAATCCCACCAAGCGGATGGTTGGAAATGGTAATATAAGCGCCATCTTTGGGTAATCGTTTTAAATCGTCTTCCGGAATTTCAAATTTAATTTGAAACTCATCCAAAATCGCATTCAGGAATTCTACTTCGCTCAAATGTTTGTTGCGGTCGTAGATTTTGTTTAAGGTTGAAATCTTTAAAGCTTTCATTAATAGCCAGCCGCAAAAAGTACCGAAAACCCCGTATTTATCAGCATTTATTGCTTTTGCAACTTCTTTAGCAGTAACTAAACCCATGTATACCGTTCGTTTTTGAGTAAGAAACAAAGATAGTAATTCTACTCAAATAGCCTTGAGAAAATGTGGAAAACACCGTTGAAACTTTAATTTTTTATTAAGGTTTTTGGGTTTCAAATGTTTGGGTTTTTACCTATTTTTGACCCAAGGCCATTCGGTCGAAGTAACGGAGTTAAAAACTAATGTAAAGCTTAATGCGAATTATCTCTTATAATGTAAATGGCATTCGTGCGGCCATATCCAAAGGGTTTTTGACTTGGTTGCAACAAGCCAACCCCGATGTTATTTGTCTCCAAGAAATCAAAGCGACCGAAGATCAAATCCCGTTATTAGACGTTGAACTCTCCGGCTATCCTTATCATTATTGGTTTCCGGCTACTAAGAAAGGCTACAGCGGAGTGGCTATTTTATCCAAAATAAAACCCAATAATGTGGTTTTCGGAACCGGAATTGACCATATGGATTTTGAAGGCAGAAATCTTCGCGTAGATTTTGATGATTTTTCAGTGATGAGTTTGTATTTGCCTTCAGGGACAAATATTGAACGATTGGACCACAAATTCATGTACATGGATGACTTCCAAAATTATATCAACGAATTAAAAAAAGAAATCCCGAATTTGATTATCTGTGGCGATTATAATATTTGTCACGAAGCGATTGATATTCACGATCCAATTAGAAACAAAACGGTCTCAGGATTTTTACCCGAAGAACGCGCCTGGTTGGATAAATTCATGAAAAGCGGTTTTATCGATACTTTCAGATTCTTTAACAAAGAACCGCATCATTACAGTTGGTGGAGTTATCGCGCCAATGCCAGAGCCAATAACAAAGGTTGGAGGATTGATTATTGTTTGGCCAGCGAACCGTTGAGAAACCGATTGAAAAGAGCCGTGATTTTGCCCGAAGCCAAGCATTCCGACCATTGTCCGGTTTTGGTGGAAATTGATTAAAACAATAAGCATGGAAACTATTTGTTCAAATTGTCAAACAGCGCATAATCATGAGACAAAATATTGTTTGGATTGCGGGCATTTGTTAGTGGTCAAGGAAGTGGAAAAGACAGAAGCGTTAGCCTTTGGGTATAAACCAAAGAAAAAAATGCATCCCCTACTATTGGTAATTTTTGTAGTTTGTTTTTGGGCTGCTTTTTTTGGAATATACACTTTACTAAAACCGTCATTAGATTCGCTAAAACCTTCAGTTGAAGATTTAAATCCGAAAATTGATGCAGAATTGGCCAATGTGGCAGAAAACATGAATAGAGGTTGTCCTTTTCAGGTAGATGAAATAACAGTGTTGGTAAATGTTAAGGCAATGCCCAACAAAACTATTCAGTACAACTACAAATTGAACGATATCACAAAAGCCGAAATCAATTTAGATACGGTAAAGAAATATATTTTTCCGAATCTTTTGAAAAATGCAAAGGAAAATCCGGATGCTCAATCCTTTCGAGATAAGGAAGTCACCATCAAGTATAATTACTCAGATAAAAATGGAGAACACGTAACCGAATATGTGGTGACTCCCGATATGTACAAATAAAATAAAACAAAATAACTTATGATAAAAAGAATAGTTTTAGGAGTAGTAGCATTGACTGTAATGTCTTCTTGTGTGTCTAAAAAAATCTACAATGATTTAGAGAATAAGTACACCGATTTAAAAAAAGAAAATCGTTCGTTGTCGGATGAAGTAGATGAATTGCACAAAGCGAATGCCGAGTTTGATTCGGTTAACAAATCATTAATGGCAGAATTGTCAAAACTCAAAGCTGACCGCGACAAACTCCAAGCCGATTGTACGGCAACGACCAATAATTTAAAGGCTCTACAAGAATCGTATGCGGCTTTGGAGAAAAATAGCAACGATGCTTTGGAAACCAATATGAACAAAAACCGTGAGTTATTGGCTCAGTTAGAAGCCAAAGAAAAAGCCATGGCTGCAGAACAAGATCGATTGAATAAATTGAGAGATGAATTGGCTTCGAGCACCAAAAGATTAAACGAATTGGAAAGCATGATTGCCGCCAAAGATGCAAGCATGAAACGATTAAAGGAAACGTTGTCAAAAGCGCTGAATGCCTTTGAAGGAAAAGGACTGACCGTAGAACAAAAAAATGGCAAAGTATACGTTTCCATGGAAAACAAATTGTTGTTTCAAACCGGAAGTTGGGCTGTAGGTTCAGAAGGTAGAAAAGCGGTAGTAGAAGTGGGGAAAGTATTGGCTCAGAATCCTGACATTACGGTTTTAATTGAAGGGCATACCGACAACGACAAAATTTACGGCGCTATTGGCGGCGGTGTAGAGAACAACTGGGATTTATCGACCAAAAGAGCCACAGCGATAGTGAATATTTTGGGAGAAAATGCCGGAATTCAAAAGAAAAATTTAACCGCAGCCGGTAGAGGAGAATACGCACCGCTAATGAGTAACGATACGCAAGAGGGCAAAGCCAAAAACCGCAGGATTGAAATTATTTTGACTCCGAAATTGGATGAGATTTCAAAGATGTTGAATGAGTTTTAAGAGATAGGTACTGAGGTTCTAAGTAACTAAGGTTCTAAGTTTTTGCTTAGAACCTTTTTTTGTAACAAACGATTCCAAAAAATGTGTTAATCGGTTAAAATTAACGGGTACAATATTTTACTTTTGCGCAGCGAAAAACAACACTAATGAACTACACTACTTTACCCAATACCGATATCAAAGTCAGCAAAGTCTGTTTGGGCACGATGACTTTTGGCGAACAAAATACTGAAAGCGATGCGCATGCCCAATTGGATTACGCGATTGAAAAAGGAATTAACTTTATAGACACTGCCGAAATGTACCCGATTGCGGCACGACAAGCTACTTTAGGTTCTACGGAAAAGTATATTGGGAGTTGGTTAAAGAAAACCGGAAACCGAGACAACTTGGTTATCGCTACTAAAATCGCAGGACCGAATCGCGGGATGGAATACATTCGCCAGCCTTTGAATTTCTCTAAGAAAAGCATACACGAAGCGGTAGAACTGAGTTTAAAAAATCTCCAAACCGATTATATCGATTTGTACCAAATGCATTGGCCGGAACGCGTGATGAACATGTTCGGACAACGTGGTGTTTCCAAAATTGATACTCAATGGCAAGATAATTTTTTTGAAGTCTTAAGCGTTTATGACGGTTTGATTAAAGAAGGGAAGCTAAGACACATTGGTGTTTCTAACGAAAATCCGTATGGCGTGATGAAGTTTTTAAACGAAAGCGAAAAGCATAATTTGCCCAGAATTGCCACGATTCAAAATCCGTATTCTTTATTGAATCGCTTGTTTGAAGTAGGTTTGTCGGAGATTTGTATGCGCGAAAATGTGGGTTTGATGGCTTATTCTCCACTGGCGTTTAGTTTTTTAACCGGGAAGCATTTGAACGGTCTGCAACCGGATTCTCGTTTGGGATTGTTTCCTCAGTTTACCCGATATGCCGGTGAAAATTGTTGGAAAGCCACCAAACTGTATCAAGAATTGGCGCAAGACAACGGATTGACTTTAACCCAAATGGCTTTAGCTTTTGTAAACCAACAAGATTTTGTGATGTCAACTATTATCGGTGCGACTAAAATGGAACAACTACAAGAAAACATTGCGGCCTTTGAAGTGCAATTATCGCCCGAAGTCATTGCCGAAATTAATAAAATCCAATCGGTATTTCCTGATCCGGCGCCTTAATAGTAAATGTTCAGAAGGATTTTCTTCTCCGCATTATCCAATATTTTTTCGAGTCTGTTGAAGAATTTTTCATTGACCATCGGACAGCCTAAACTATTGCAAATGGGTTCTGATTGTTGTTCGTAAGGCACTTTATCATAGTAATGCAAGACGATGAAACGCTCAAAAGCTTTGTCGTTGGTTTTGTCTAAACCATACAATTTATAGGCTTTTCCAAATTTGCCCACATAATGATGCCCGATAGCATATTTACCCAAAGAAGTCGTGTTTGAATTGGGAATATTGCTGAATTTCAATTGGTTTTCACTACCGGTTTCCGAACCCGAACCATGTGCCACTAAACCTTGGTCTTTAATTTTATGTTCTTTTAAATCGTAAACAAAAAAGCGATTTTCACCCGATTTTATTTTCATATCAATTAAAAAAACGAGGTCACTGTTGTATTCGCTGTTTTTTTTGATAAATGTTTTGAGACTTTCAGCCTGTTGTTGTAGTCTCCGGTTGATAGTATCTTCTGATGTCACCGCAATAGAGTGGGTTTTGAATGGTTTTTTGGAAATAAATTGATAACCGAAAAAGAAGACCGTT
Protein-coding sequences here:
- a CDS encoding DUF2752 domain-containing protein, with amino-acid sequence MTRKKLYSLLLIACLAGFIYLFLNHFFNTGTKNISLCPIKNVTGYACPSCGTTRAVTLISEGRIIDSLRLNPFGIIVAVIMTVFPIWVLTDIVLKKETFFLAYKRAEAIMRKPWIAIVLILLVLLNWIWNLYKNL
- a CDS encoding DUF4870 domain-containing protein; this encodes MIQETTFVYKPGEHECEKSSNSYLMSLVALIAGLPLPIINLLATFFFFLANRKGTYFVRWHCTQALLSQLALLGINSASFWWTVSILFSDEKVSNEYFAYIFTVIIFNVFEIFSTIYAAVQTRKGKHVQFLFFGNVTNLICKP
- a CDS encoding M48 family metallopeptidase, which gives rise to MIQRTIFQGLIIVMTFGAVWFGFSQLDFMKFFKVEARTHELENELGEMIWDEISRTEDLVSNDTLTKTLDSLINPICKANGIERDSLKVHIIIKDEINAFALPNNHLVVYTGLIEDCKRQEALQGVLGHEIAHIEKNHVMKKLSKELGYSVLIQATGNGGGRLAREVLQSLTSSAYDRTLEKEADITSVDYLIAAKIDPKPMADFMYQMAQDSNMSDAMYWISDHPESEERAQYILEYIKGKKLKSKATLSDKDWKAFQDRIKEE
- a CDS encoding GNAT family N-acyltransferase: MGLVTAKEVAKAINADKYGVFGTFCGWLLMKALKISTLNKIYDRNKHLSEVEFLNAILDEFQIKFEIPEDDLKRLPKDGAYITISNHPLGGIDGILLLKLMLEREPNFKIIANFLLHRIEPMKPYIMPVNPFENHKDAKSSVIGIKETLRHLSDGKPLGMFPAGEVSTYKDGQLVVDKAWEEGAIKVIRKAQVPVVPIYFHAKNSRFFYFLSKINPTLRTAKLPSELLTQKDRVIKVRIGKPISVAEQNEHKTIEEYSEFLRRKTYMLANSFNEESKLLSSQNLNLNLNLKTPKSPKQIVKPANHDKILEEVEVLKEGDYRLLQSKNYIVFLVTADKIPNILHEIGRLREITFRAVGEGTNESIDLDQYDNYYHHMFLWDDENQQIAGAYRMGLGAEIFPKYGIEGFYLQDLFRFEPELYGMMSQSIEMGRAFIVNEYQQKPMPLFLLWKGIVHTTLRYPEHKYLIGGVSISNQFTEFSKSLMIEFMKSHYYDPYVAQYIHPKKEFKVKLKDADKDFVFNETEADLNKFDKIIDEVEPGSLRLPVLIKKYIKQNARVVAFNVDPLFNNAVDGLMYIRIADLPESTVKPVMEEFQAELERKEKNYK
- a CDS encoding exodeoxyribonuclease III, with translation MRIISYNVNGIRAAISKGFLTWLQQANPDVICLQEIKATEDQIPLLDVELSGYPYHYWFPATKKGYSGVAILSKIKPNNVVFGTGIDHMDFEGRNLRVDFDDFSVMSLYLPSGTNIERLDHKFMYMDDFQNYINELKKEIPNLIICGDYNICHEAIDIHDPIRNKTVSGFLPEERAWLDKFMKSGFIDTFRFFNKEPHHYSWWSYRANARANNKGWRIDYCLASEPLRNRLKRAVILPEAKHSDHCPVLVEID
- a CDS encoding OmpA family protein, coding for MIKRIVLGVVALTVMSSCVSKKIYNDLENKYTDLKKENRSLSDEVDELHKANAEFDSVNKSLMAELSKLKADRDKLQADCTATTNNLKALQESYAALEKNSNDALETNMNKNRELLAQLEAKEKAMAAEQDRLNKLRDELASSTKRLNELESMIAAKDASMKRLKETLSKALNAFEGKGLTVEQKNGKVYVSMENKLLFQTGSWAVGSEGRKAVVEVGKVLAQNPDITVLIEGHTDNDKIYGAIGGGVENNWDLSTKRATAIVNILGENAGIQKKNLTAAGRGEYAPLMSNDTQEGKAKNRRIEIILTPKLDEISKMLNEF
- a CDS encoding NADP(H)-dependent aldo-keto reductase, with the translated sequence MNYTTLPNTDIKVSKVCLGTMTFGEQNTESDAHAQLDYAIEKGINFIDTAEMYPIAARQATLGSTEKYIGSWLKKTGNRDNLVIATKIAGPNRGMEYIRQPLNFSKKSIHEAVELSLKNLQTDYIDLYQMHWPERVMNMFGQRGVSKIDTQWQDNFFEVLSVYDGLIKEGKLRHIGVSNENPYGVMKFLNESEKHNLPRIATIQNPYSLLNRLFEVGLSEICMRENVGLMAYSPLAFSFLTGKHLNGLQPDSRLGLFPQFTRYAGENCWKATKLYQELAQDNGLTLTQMALAFVNQQDFVMSTIIGATKMEQLQENIAAFEVQLSPEVIAEINKIQSVFPDPAP
- a CDS encoding murein L,D-transpeptidase catalytic domain-containing protein → MKKIMLGCFTLTVFFFGYQFISKKPFKTHSIAVTSEDTINRRLQQQAESLKTFIKKNSEYNSDLVFLIDMKIKSGENRFFVYDLKEHKIKDQGLVAHGSGSETGSENQLKFSNIPNSNTTSLGKYAIGHHYVGKFGKAYKLYGLDKTNDKAFERFIVLHYYDKVPYEQQSEPICNSLGCPMVNEKFFNRLEKILDNAEKKILLNIYY